Part of the Actinomyces howellii genome, CGCTCGCCGGCCAGCCCGTCGGGAACGGGCAGGAGCCTGGAGCTCACCTCGTGCTCCCCTGGTCCGTGTCCTCCTCGGCAGCCCTGTCCTGGGCGGGGCTCCCCTGGTCATCCTGGCCGTCGGCAGCCGGAGCGACCACCCTGAGCCCGTGAGCCGGGGTGCGTCCGCCGTCCTGTGAGCCGCTCTGACCGACCTGCGGGTCCTCAGGGGTGGGACCGTCGCTGTCGGGAGCGGGAGCGGCCGTGCCGCGTCGGGCGGAGCGGCGCGCCCGACGCCCCAGCGAGGCGGCCGCCGCCGCCTCGCCCTCCTGCGGGTCCTCGCCCACGCGGGTGCCGTCGATCTCGATGCCCAGCAGGGACAGGACGACGATGAGGCCCGCCGCCCCGACGATCGCGATGTCGGCGACGTTGCCGACGAAGAACCCCGCGTAGTCGATGAAGTCGATGACGTGGCCGCGGAAGACCCCGGGGGCGCGCAGGATGCGGTCGATGAGGTTGCCCACCGCCCCGCCCAGGACCAGCCCGAGGGCCACGGACCACCACGTCGAGGCGAGCCGGCGGGAGATGCGCACGACGACGACCGAGACGACGACGGCGACGGCGGTGAGGATCCAGGTCTGGCCCGAGGCCAGTGAGAAGGCGGCCCCGGGGTTGCGCACGAGGACGAGGCCGAGCCAGTCCCCGAGCACGGCGACGCGCTCGCCGTCGGCCAGCGCCCTGGTCGCCCACGCCTTGGTGAGCTGGTCGATGACGACGACCGCCACCGCCAGCACCCACAGGATGACGACGGCACGGCCCGGACGCCGACGGGCCCTGCCGGAGCCCTCGGTCTGCGACTGACTCACCGTC contains:
- the lspA gene encoding signal peptidase II; this translates as MSTMSRKPKDSTTDPGHDRGAGTEQDTGATSVWTVSQSQTEGSGRARRRPGRAVVILWVLAVAVVVIDQLTKAWATRALADGERVAVLGDWLGLVLVRNPGAAFSLASGQTWILTAVAVVVSVVVVRISRRLASTWWSVALGLVLGGAVGNLIDRILRAPGVFRGHVIDFIDYAGFFVGNVADIAIVGAAGLIVVLSLLGIEIDGTRVGEDPQEGEAAAAASLGRRARRSARRGTAAPAPDSDGPTPEDPQVGQSGSQDGGRTPAHGLRVVAPAADGQDDQGSPAQDRAAEEDTDQGSTR